The Streptomyces noursei ATCC 11455 sequence CAGCCATCACCTCCTCACCGCCGTTGCGGTGGTCAGCGAACTGCCGGCGCGGTTCGTCAGCTCCGAGTACCAGGCGGTCAACGCTCCCCCGAGGGGCCCACGCGTGGCACCGGCGATACGCGTCGCCTGCTCCCGCTGACCGCCCTTCCACAGCCGGTAGCTGCGCATGGTCTGTGCCATGGCATCCCAACCTGGGTGGCCGGTCTCCTCGCCGGCCTGGGTCCGGTCGAGAAGCTGCTCGAACCCGTCCCACGGCGTGGTCAGTTCAGGCATCAACGGGCTCGCCGTCACGCCGGTCAACGCATCGGCGTGCTCGATGTCGCGCTCGTAGATGTGGAGGGAGCCGACGTGGTGGTGGTATTCGCCCAGGTCGGCGTCCAACCATCCGGCCACCAGCTCGTGGAGCGTGGTGAAGAAGAACAGGTCGTACGGCATGCCGATCCACACGTCCTGGCCGCGCATCGTGGTCGACATGTGCAGTCGTCCGCCGCGCAGGTTGAAGCGGAAGCCGAGTGTGCAAGGGACGTCTTTATGGCCGGCGGTGTCGCGGGCCGGGTCGTAGAGC is a genomic window containing:
- a CDS encoding thymidylate synthase, which codes for MTNLTADSVAELFTGAVTLAKSGEKISPRGMATREVLDVTMRLTQPRARLLYAPPARIVNPAFAVAETVWHLSGTDAPWIFDYNARLRQYADDGVLRGAYGPRMRSWGGTVDQLHRAVEILKDDPDSRRAIIQLYDPARDTAGHKDVPCTLGFRFNLRGGRLHMSTTMRGQDVWIGMPYDLFFFTTLHELVAGWLDADLGEYHHHVGSLHIYERDIEHADALTGVTASPLMPELTTPWDGFEQLLDRTQAGEETGHPGWDAMAQTMRSYRLWKGGQREQATRIAGATRGPLGGALTAWYSELTNRAGSSLTTATAVRR